The bacterium DNA window TTCTCGCCAGGAGGCAGCGGGGCCGCATCCCCGAGGGCGCCCCCCGCAGCGGCACGGCAAAGGATTTGCCCGAGTACGACCCCAAGGAAGCGGCCGGCTTCGCCGCGGCGCGCATGGCGGGAAGCGGCAAGAGCGGGGAAGACCTCGCCGCCTGCTTCGAGGCCGCCTACGAAGGAGCGCCGCGCCCTGTGGAAATCACCGGCTACATGGCGGGCCAGCCGATCCTGGGCGATCCGGGCCCGCCGCCGCCCGGCGAGAAGCGCAAGCTCCCGCCCCCGCCCGCCCCCGATCAGGGCGGCGCACCTGCCGGCTGGAGCGCGGCATGAAAACGGCGAAACCCCTTCTCTCCCTGGGCGGCATCTCGCTCGCAGAGGCGCTCCTCGCGCGCAGGTCCCACCGCAAGTTCGCCCCCGAGGCGATCCCGCCGGATGCGATCCGCGACGCCATCGAAGCGGCCTGCCTCGCACCGAGCCCGCACGGCACCTCGCCCTGGCGCTTCTGCGTTCTCGAGTCGGCGGAATCCAAACAGCGGCTCGCCGGGGAGATGGGCAGGGACTTTCTCCGCGACATGGAGAAAGAAGGCGTCCCCGAGGCGGAGCGCGCGCGCCGCCACGCGGGGAGCCTCCGCCTTTTGACGGACGCGCCCGCCCTCATCCTCGCCGCGCTCTCCTTCGCCGGGATGGATCGCTACGCGGATCCCGAAAAGCAGAAAAACGAGCACATGATGGCCGAGCACAGCCTGGGCGCCGCGCTGCAGAACCTCATGCTCGCCCTCGCCGCGCAGGGGGTGGGCTCGGTCTGGCGGTGCGCCCCGCTCTTTTGCCCCGAGACGGCGCGGGCGGCGCTCGATCTGCCGGCCGACTGGTCGCCCCGTGCGCTCATCGTCGCGGGATTTCCCACTGCGCCGGCCCTGCCGAAGGCCGCCCCTTCGCCCCAGGTGGTGACCCGGTGAGCGCCCCCGCTTCGGTCCTCGCCCTCGCCGGCGGCGTCGGCGGCGCGAAGCTCGCCGTCGGCCTCGACGCGGCGCTCCCGCCGGGCGCGCTCTCGGTGATCGTCAACACGGCGGATGACCTCGGCCTGCACGGCCTGCACATCAGCCCCGATCTCGACACGGTGATGTACAACCTCGGCGGGCTCTCCGACCCCGCGCAGGGATGGGGCATCGCCGGGGACACCACGCGCGCCCTCGAGCTGATCGGCCGCTACGGGGGGCCGGACTGGTTCCGCCTCGGGGACGCCGACATGGCGACGCACATCCGCCGGACCCAGCGGCTCGCCGAGGGGGCGCGGCTGACCGAGGTGACCGCCGAGCTCTGCGCCGCCCTCGGGATCGCCACGCGCGTTCTCCCGATGACGGACGCGCCCGTCGCAACGCGCGTCCAGACTCCGGAGGGGGAGCTCGAGTTCCAGGACTACTTCGTCGCACGGGGCACCCGCCCCGCCGTGACGGGGGTGCGCTTTCAGGGGTCGGAGTCGGCGAAGGGAACCCCCGAGGCCATCGCCGCCATCGAGGGCGCCGGGGCGATCATCTTCTGCCCCTCGAATCCGATCGTGAGCATCGGGCCGATTCTCGCCATCGGGGAGATCCGCGAGCGGCTCCTCGCGGCAAAAGTGCCGCGGGTGGCGGTGAGCCCCATCGTGGGCGGCGCCGCGCTGCGCGGGCCGGCGGCGGAGATGCTCACCGGGTTGGGCCACGAGGCCACGGCGCAGGGGGTGGCGGAAATTCTGATGCCCTTCCTCGATGGCTTCGTCGTGGACATGCAGGACGCCCATCTCGTCCCCGCGCTCGAGAAATTCGGCATCCGGGCCTGCGCCCTGCAGACCATCATGACCGACACCCCATCGAAAAAACGGCTGGCCGAGGAGGTACTCGCCTTCGCGGCCACGCTCTAGCCGTGGCGCCAGCCGTGCTATGATGGCGGGAAAATTGGCAGTGGACCAATTTGCACAAATGGACTGACGATGTCATTCCGAAGGAGCGCAGCGACTGAGGAATCTGCTTGTCGAAAAGCAGAGTCCTCGCGCCTCCGGGCGCTCGGAATGACAGAAAAAAACGCAAACTGACCCACTACCGAAAAATTCCTCCTCCACCGAGAGAGAAAGAGATGACGCCCTGCATCGTTCTCGTTCCGGTCCGCGATTTCAGGACCGGAAAATCCCGCCTCTCCCCGGTCCTCTCGGAGGAGGAGCGCGACGGCCTCGGCCGCTGGATGCTCGAACGCGTCCTCGCGGCGCTGCGCGGGGCGGCGGCCGCCTGCGAGGTGGCCGTCCTCAGCGACGCCGAGGAGGTGCTCTCGCTCGCGGCAGAGTTGGGGGCCGCGGGCCTCCTGTGCGAGGGGCGGGACATGAACGCGGATCTGGAGCGGGGCCG harbors:
- a CDS encoding nitroreductase family protein; amino-acid sequence: MKTAKPLLSLGGISLAEALLARRSHRKFAPEAIPPDAIRDAIEAACLAPSPHGTSPWRFCVLESAESKQRLAGEMGRDFLRDMEKEGVPEAERARRHAGSLRLLTDAPALILAALSFAGMDRYADPEKQKNEHMMAEHSLGAALQNLMLALAAQGVGSVWRCAPLFCPETARAALDLPADWSPRALIVAGFPTAPALPKAAPSPQVVTR
- the cofD gene encoding 2-phospho-L-lactate transferase, with product MSAPASVLALAGGVGGAKLAVGLDAALPPGALSVIVNTADDLGLHGLHISPDLDTVMYNLGGLSDPAQGWGIAGDTTRALELIGRYGGPDWFRLGDADMATHIRRTQRLAEGARLTEVTAELCAALGIATRVLPMTDAPVATRVQTPEGELEFQDYFVARGTRPAVTGVRFQGSESAKGTPEAIAAIEGAGAIIFCPSNPIVSIGPILAIGEIRERLLAAKVPRVAVSPIVGGAALRGPAAEMLTGLGHEATAQGVAEILMPFLDGFVVDMQDAHLVPALEKFGIRACALQTIMTDTPSKKRLAEEVLAFAATL